A stretch of DNA from bacterium:
AGGCGGAAACCCTCGCCAGCCAAGCCCATCGGCGGGATATAACTTTCCTCGTCAATCGCATAAGGCAGGTATCCGTTGGCTCCGGGTTTGGGTCGCGGTCGCGTGACCAGTTCGATGTCTTCTTCGAGAGGCACAATCACTTTTTCGTACATGTGACCGACTACCTCATCGGTCATCAGAAGAACCGGCACCCGGTACATTTCGGAGAAGTTGAACGCCTGAATGGTGAGATCGAAACACTCCTGCGGGGAATTGGGACAGAGAGCGATGATCTCGTAGTCGCCGTGGGATCCCCACCGCGCCTGCATCATGTCCTGTTGTCCGACCAGCGTGGGAAGGCCCGTCGAGGGACCGCCACGTTGAACGTTGGCAATCACACACGGGGTTTCCAGCATGATTCCCAAGCCGAGATTCTCCATCATGAGGCTGAATCCCGGACCCGAGGTGGACGTCATCGCCTTCATTCCTCCCCACGACGCACCCAGCAGGGCGTTCATCGAGGCGATCTCATCCTCCATCTGGATGAACACTCCATTCTCGAGCGCGGGTAATCGCTCCGACATTCGTTCGGCCACTTCGGTGGCGGGAGTGATCGGATAGCCAGCAAAAAAGCGGCATCCTGCTGCGATGCCGCCTTCTGCGACCGCGATATCCCCGCTCCAGAAGTGCTTGCCCGTCAAGACTGCCGCCTTCTCCTCCATGGTACCACTCCCAAAGGTAGGATCAGCTCACGTCCATCTCCACCTCTTCGGTGAAGATGGCGAACTCAGGACATATATTTGCGCATAGACTACAGTTTACGCAATGACCTTCCTTCACAGTTTCGGGGTAGTGATACCCCTTCTTGTTGAACCGGTCGGACATGACCAGCACGTCCTTGGGACAGTACTCGATGCAGAAGCTACAGCCTTTGCATCGTTCGATGATGATCCGAACGGTTCCCTGGGGCCTTTTGATCTTGTCCGCGTCGAGAGGCGTTCGCCACAGCTTCATCGCCGCTCTCCTTAGGAATCTACTCTTATACTGGTATTGAGTAGTGGAAACAGAAGGTGTTATTTCACGGAAGTTTTTCCAACAAATGGATCATTATCAAACAGTAAAAATGAAATATCCTTCACGATATCTTGATAAGTTCATCACAATATCGCAACTAAGCGATACTACCTGAAATCCCTGTAGTAATTTTAACAATTCACGGTGCGGTAGTCAAGGGTTCTTCCAACTTTTTTCCGACTTTTCCGTATTTCGGGCCTCTCCATTTCTCTCCCAGTCGGTCATGAATCGTTCCAAGCCGCCATAAAAGATCACGAGCTCCACTTTGCCTCCGGGAGGCAAGTGGAGCCTGTGAAAATGAGCTCGTCCTCTGACTACTCTTCGTGGCAGAAAGGGAGATGGTTGTCGCTATCCGCAGTAATCATGGAAACTGGACAGCAGATCCTCCATCTTGCGCGCGGCGGCCTGTATGTCTATTGCGTAGACTCGTATGTCGTGATAAGAACCGTACTTGTCTTTCACATGATCGCGGAGGGTCGCCTCGCGGTGAAATCCGAACTGCTTCGCCAGATTGATCGCGCCTTGCTGGGCGGGCATGATATGCATGTAGAGCTTTTCAATGCCGTATTCCTGAGCATAGGGGATACATTCCTCCATCAATACCAAGGCTACACCGTGACGCCGGTAGTCCGGGTGGACAATCACCCGCATGCCGGTCGTGTGACGCATCCACCTCCGGCGGTTGCGGTGCATTGCCACTGATGCGATGATCTTCCCTTTATGCCATGCCACTAAACGATATACGTGTTCGTCGGTAATCTGCCGTTTAATCTCCGATTCATAGTGT
This window harbors:
- a CDS encoding 4Fe-4S dicluster domain-containing protein; amino-acid sequence: MKLWRTPLDADKIKRPQGTVRIIIERCKGCSFCIEYCPKDVLVMSDRFNKKGYHYPETVKEGHCVNCSLCANICPEFAIFTEEVEMDVS
- a CDS encoding GNAT family N-acetyltransferase, with amino-acid sequence MANNSRFPRRITCRQGLAIEVKPLLVEDIAVLRELHRALSESERALLREDVLDPHYESEIKRQITDEHVYRLVAWHKGKIIASVAMHRNRRRWMRHTTGMRVIVHPDYRRHGVALVLMEECIPYAQEYGIEKLYMHIMPAQQGAINLAKQFGFHREATLRDHVKDKYGSYHDIRVYAIDIQAAARKMEDLLSSFHDYCG
- a CDS encoding 2-oxoacid:acceptor oxidoreductase subunit alpha, whose product is MEEKAAVLTGKHFWSGDIAVAEGGIAAGCRFFAGYPITPATEVAERMSERLPALENGVFIQMEDEIASMNALLGASWGGMKAMTSTSGPGFSLMMENLGLGIMLETPCVIANVQRGGPSTGLPTLVGQQDMMQARWGSHGDYEIIALCPNSPQECFDLTIQAFNFSEMYRVPVLLMTDEVVGHMYEKVIVPLEEDIELVTRPRPKPGANGYLPYAIDEESYIPPMGLAGEGFRLHVTGLTHDERGYPAVNAETQGIMVPRLVEKIKRNAPKIYMYEEDRMDDAEVVVLSFGCASRIAKWATFQLRERGRKVGFFRLITAWPFPEPRVRQIAEQVKGIVVVETNLGQMVREVERVVAGRCQVKLAPNAGGRVHETEEVTSLVEEILR